Proteins encoded in a region of the Elizabethkingia bruuniana genome:
- the kdpA gene encoding potassium-transporting ATPase subunit KdpA, whose amino-acid sequence MNTEILGIIAMFVLTLIIGLFLGKYIARVYGYEKTFLDPVFNPVEKLFFKISGINPNRQMNWKQNMYAMLTINLIWFVIGFILLQTQQWLPLNPDNNPNMSPDLAFNTTISFLVNCNLQHYSGETGVSYLSQLFLMFLQFVTAATGMAAMAVLFKAFKEKTTTELGNFYDYFMKSMTRILIPISIIVAFILSANGSPMTFEGKDHITTLEGQKSDVSRGPVAAFVAIKHLGTNGGGFFGTNSAHPLENPNYVTNITEMATQMIIPFALVFALGFYLKRKKLSRIIFTVMTVGFLALAIPNVINETSGNPLITQMGADSSLGAMEGKEIRFGSASSGYWSIATTVISTGSVNSMHDSTMPLSGMNELLAMMINCFYGGCGVGILNYFIFIILAVFISGLMVGRTPEFLGKKIEAKEMKIAMIVALFHPFLILAGTALTAYLPEFGTKTLNNPGFHGFSEMLYEFTSSSANNGSGFEGLGDNTPWWNISTGIVLLLSRFIPIIGPIAIAGCLAEKKFIPEGSGTLKTDTLTFGFMTLAVIILIAALSFFPSLTLGPIAEQLQYFSK is encoded by the coding sequence ATGAATACAGAAATTTTAGGCATTATTGCCATGTTTGTTCTAACCTTAATCATAGGTCTTTTCTTAGGAAAATATATTGCCCGTGTATATGGTTATGAGAAAACCTTTTTAGACCCGGTTTTTAATCCTGTTGAAAAGTTATTTTTCAAAATATCAGGAATAAATCCCAATCGCCAGATGAACTGGAAGCAAAATATGTATGCCATGCTTACCATTAATCTGATTTGGTTTGTTATCGGGTTCATCCTCCTGCAAACCCAACAATGGCTGCCTCTGAATCCGGACAACAATCCTAATATGTCACCGGATTTAGCTTTTAATACAACAATATCTTTTCTTGTTAACTGTAACCTTCAGCATTACTCAGGTGAAACCGGGGTCAGTTATCTCAGTCAGCTTTTTCTGATGTTTCTTCAGTTTGTAACAGCTGCAACCGGAATGGCGGCTATGGCTGTACTATTTAAAGCTTTCAAAGAAAAAACAACTACAGAATTAGGAAACTTCTACGATTATTTCATGAAATCCATGACCCGGATCCTGATTCCTATTTCCATTATTGTAGCATTTATTCTTTCTGCAAACGGAAGCCCAATGACTTTCGAAGGAAAAGATCATATTACAACGCTTGAAGGACAAAAATCAGACGTTTCAAGAGGTCCTGTAGCTGCATTTGTTGCTATTAAACACCTAGGTACTAATGGTGGCGGCTTTTTCGGTACTAACTCTGCCCACCCCTTAGAAAATCCTAATTACGTTACCAATATTACGGAAATGGCTACTCAGATGATCATTCCGTTTGCGTTAGTATTTGCATTGGGCTTTTATCTTAAAAGAAAAAAATTATCCCGGATTATATTTACAGTAATGACTGTAGGCTTTCTTGCATTAGCAATTCCTAATGTAATCAATGAGACTTCCGGAAATCCACTCATTACTCAGATGGGTGCAGATAGCAGTCTTGGTGCTATGGAGGGCAAAGAAATTCGCTTTGGCAGTGCTTCTTCAGGTTACTGGAGCATTGCAACTACTGTAATCTCTACCGGATCTGTAAACTCTATGCACGACAGTACCATGCCTCTTTCCGGAATGAATGAACTTCTGGCAATGATGATTAACTGCTTTTATGGAGGTTGTGGTGTTGGAATTCTTAATTACTTCATCTTCATTATTCTGGCAGTATTTATCAGCGGGCTAATGGTCGGAAGAACTCCGGAGTTCTTGGGTAAAAAGATTGAAGCTAAAGAAATGAAAATCGCTATGATTGTAGCATTATTCCACCCGTTTCTTATTCTTGCAGGAACTGCACTTACAGCCTATCTGCCGGAATTTGGTACAAAGACATTAAACAATCCGGGCTTCCATGGCTTCAGCGAAATGCTGTATGAATTCACTTCTTCTTCAGCAAACAACGGATCAGGTTTTGAAGGTCTGGGAGACAATACACCATGGTGGAATATTTCCACAGGGATTGTCCTTCTTCTTTCAAGATTTATCCCGATTATAGGCCCTATTGCCATTGCAGGATGTCTGGCCGAGAAAAAATTCATTCCTGAGGGGTCCGGAACACTAAAAACTGACACATTAACTTTTGGATTCATGACGCTTGCTGTCATCATATTAATTGCTGCACTATCCTTCTTCCCTTCTCTTACACTGGGACCAATCGCAGAACAGCTTCAATATTTTTCCAAATAA